In one window of Nodosilinea sp. PGN35 DNA:
- a CDS encoding DedA family protein yields the protein MFNWITTWIESLGYFGIFSLMVLEHLFPPIPSELVMPLAGFVSSSSSRMSLSGVILAGSLGSLIGASAWYVVGLWITHDQLMGWVERHGRWLTLKPRDIEKAIAFFQRSGGSWVVGLGRLVPGVRTYVSVPAGLSHMPLLPYLAYSALGTVLWTGALAAAGYVLGDQFDQVQLLLGPVSKVVLVGCAIAAVVWVVKRRRQRYP from the coding sequence ATGTTCAACTGGATCACCACCTGGATCGAATCCCTCGGCTACTTCGGCATCTTCAGCCTGATGGTGCTGGAGCATCTCTTTCCCCCGATTCCCTCAGAGCTGGTGATGCCCCTGGCGGGATTTGTCAGCAGCAGCAGCAGCCGGATGAGCCTGTCTGGGGTAATTTTGGCGGGCTCGCTGGGCTCGCTGATTGGGGCGTCGGCCTGGTACGTGGTGGGGCTCTGGATTACCCACGACCAGCTGATGGGCTGGGTCGAGCGCCACGGCCGCTGGCTAACGCTCAAACCCAGGGATATTGAGAAGGCGATCGCCTTTTTTCAGCGGAGCGGCGGCAGCTGGGTGGTGGGCCTGGGCCGCCTGGTGCCGGGGGTACGCACCTACGTGTCGGTGCCTGCCGGGCTCAGCCACATGCCGCTGCTGCCCTACCTGGCCTACTCGGCCCTGGGCACCGTGCTGTGGACTGGGGCGCTGGCCGCGGCGGGGTATGTCTTGGGTGACCAGTTTGACCAGGTGCAGCTGCTGCTTGGCCCGGTGAGCAAAGTGGTGCTGGTTGGCTGTGCGATCGCCGCCGTAGTCTGGGTGGTCAAGCGCCGCCGCCAGCGCTATCCCTAG
- a CDS encoding acetyltransferase: MFVKDAQDQTLIKVLDVTDLIDPQRNEVQGRQQAGEEEQPPQAYEKSRLQFPSGEALPECWTNPDYKLHQSPTP, encoded by the coding sequence ATGTTTGTTAAAGACGCCCAAGACCAGACGTTGATTAAAGTGCTGGATGTCACCGACTTGATCGACCCTCAGAGAAACGAGGTGCAGGGACGGCAGCAGGCGGGCGAAGAAGAGCAGCCCCCCCAGGCCTACGAAAAATCGCGCCTTCAGTTTCCCTCGGGCGAAGCCCTACCCGAATGCTGGACGAACCCAGACTACAAGCTGCACCAGAGCCCAACCCCCTAG